A genomic segment from Oncorhynchus clarkii lewisi isolate Uvic-CL-2024 chromosome 12, UVic_Ocla_1.0, whole genome shotgun sequence encodes:
- the LOC139423218 gene encoding roundabout homolog 4-like isoform X3: MVGSPATLSCRAEGTPEPSIEWLRNGQPLEMDKLDSQSRPIVLSEGSLFFLSVVPGRRSQSHEGVYACVAKNSAGKATSRNASLYIAALREDFRVQPGDMEVAVEEVVVMNCSPPVGHPEPNVTWRKDGVLINNTDPHYTALNGKLIIAPAQKNDSGVYICVASNTVGVRVSRAARLSVLAKPVLVLKPQDVSVGTGESAQFYCEAKGDPMPAVEWIREQGPLPNGRYLVNPDQSLQIHYVTSLDSGRYTCTAVNDVGVVTASAQLVVEEASSTRQRDLHRELSALRVALENVTVLTPNSNMSQVQWKLQSFPTQPHYLDGFEVLYRSLLPASSDWAAKRVVLPNFQTLVGPLKRGYKYEFKVRPYGSSLYGRESNTRHLGVPETVPSAPPQAISITMTPDHNDTVHVTWKPPPHESHNGIIKGYQVWCVQWEEQQYLNWTVGGGTYSLEISPLYPGKQYWVRVATVNGAGVGVQSDPLRVVIDSQRSGAPQSDSPSRDLTQVLALLRGPVFIGSVGALLWCILVITAVCLYRRHTRPGDHLGRGHIKAKGLYRLASEDLIIKHRMAAPDSPWISGVWRPTLSDEKYQGLWAQSQENPGFRRTTLPITAKKDPSSLDVAVPIVPDSCGVYGTFYMDLTGNGLKTFNSPARCPKRPHCHTTTSSQHCAATVCISQPATVVKTTLVQGGQALPWKQALPSQPKMGVLKESWENNYKQDLHAVISAPLLSSRSQALAMRGMPYTQRLSHLPPGGRSECFKPLESPRNLHYSASAQLVDMLPLPLPMGDTTDTHSLTSEEGSSRSTKLTVDAGSLQSVCAAPGHHGPPTNTNTTTTGCPSYSRLSTASYCMSLDEEQDATMTSQEVTQYLELSPRAEKHSTTLENPPASSLSRTFSPTPTLGYIYGPLPSDQLEDGMTDEQEPMGPRRARFQSTPSSLCSEWEGSLWNGWGSVSEGNMAYSTRNSFISSSDGSFMNDSNFARVLATVAAESMSEASFSDFSPPASPLSALFPPVRGEEEECFRQLDPMPVWDWSTAWVEEMEAQYRAQYPSQAAAPACNTWGRCRDDLHYDNRRATGGSRGEGRGGVRTTPHR, translated from the exons CTCTCCGTGAAGACTTCCGGGTGCAGCCCGGTGATATGGAGGTGGCTgttgaggaggtggtggtgatgaACTGCAGCCCGCCAGTGGGACACCCCGAACCCAACGTCACCTGGAGGAAAGACGGGGTCCTCATCAACAACACTGACCCGCATTACACT GCGCTGAATGGGAAGTTGATCATTGCCCCAGCCCAGAAGAATGACTCTGGCGTGTACATCTGTGTGGCTTCCAACACAGTGGGAGTAAGAGTGAGCAGGGCTGCCCGCCTTTCTGTCCTAG CTAAGCCAGTGTTGGTGCTGAAGCCTCAGGATGTGTCGGTGGGGACGGGGGAGTCTGCCCAGTTCTACTGCGAGGCTAAAGGAGACCCCATGCCTGCTGTGGAGTGGATCCGTGAGCAGGGCCCTCTGCCCAACGGCAG GTATCTAGTGAATCCTGACCAGAGCCTCCAGATCCACTATGTGACGTCACTGGATTCTGGGAGGTACACCTGCACAGCTGTCAACGACGTGGGGGTGGTCACCGCCAGTGCACAGCTAGTGGTGGAGG AAGCCTCAAGTACCAGACAGAGGGACCTTCACAGAGAGTTGTCGGCCCTGCGCGTGGCTCTGGAGAATGTGACGGTGCTGACTCCAAACTCCAACATGTCCCAAGTGCAGTGGAAG CTCCAGTCTTTCCCAACCCAGCCACACTACCTGGATGGTTTCGAggtcctctatcgctctctcctgCCTGCCAGTTCGGACTGGGCGGCTAAGAGGGTTGTACTACCAAACTTCCAAACACTGGTTGGCCCGCTCAAGAGGGGCTACAAGTATGAATTCAAAGTGCGTCCCTACGGCAGCAGCCTGTACGGCCGGGAGAGCAACACCAGGCACCTAGGTGTACCTGAGACAG TGCCTAGTGCCCCACCTCAGGCCATCTCCATAACGATGACCCCTGACCATAATGACACGGTCCATGTGACCTGGAAGCCTCCCCCCCATGAATCTCACAACGGCATCATCAAGGGATATCAG GTGTGGTGTGTGCAGTGGGAAGAGCAGCAGTACCTGAACTGGACAGTGGGCGGTGGGACCTACAGTCTGGAAATAAGCCCTCTGTACCCAGGGAAACAGTACTGGGTCCGGGTGGCAACGGTCAACGGAGCTGGCGTCGGGGTGCAGAGTGACCCCCTTAGAGTGGTCATAG ACTCCCAGAGGTCCGGGGCCCCCCAGTCGGACAGCCCCAGTAGGGACCTCACTCAGGTCCTGGCCTTGCTGAGGGGCCCAGTGTTCATTGGGAGTGTTGGCGCCCTCCTGTGGTGCATCCTGGTGATAACAGCCGTCTGCCTGTACCGCCGCCACACCCGGCCTGGCGACCACCTGGGACGAGGCCACATCAAGGCTAAAG GTTTGTACAGGTTGGCCAGTGAGGACCTCATCATAAAACACAG AATGGCGGCCCCAGACTCTCCGTGGATCTCGGGTGTGTGGAGACCGACCCTGAGTGACGAGAAGTACCAGGGACTGTGGGCTCAGAGCCAGGAGAACCCCGGCTTCAGAAGGACTA CGTTGCCCATCACAGCCAAGAAGGACCCCAGCTCTCTGGACGTGGCTGTCCCCATTGTGCCCGACAGCTGCGGTGTCTACGGGACGTTCTACATGGACCTGACGGGTAATGGCCTCAAGACCTTCAACAGCCCTGCCCGATGCCCCAAGCGGCCCCACTgccacaccaccacctcctcgcAGCACTGCGCAGCGACGGTGTGCATCTCCCAGCCTGCCACAGTTGTCAAGACCACGCTTGTCCAGGGTGGCCAGGCATTGCCATGGAAACAGGCCTTGCCCTCGCAGCCCAAGATGGGCGTGCTCAAGGAGTCGTGGGAAAATAATTACAAGCAAG ATCTCCATGCGGTGATCAGCGCCCCCCTGTTGTCGTCGAGGAGCCAGGCGTTGGCTATGAGGGGAATGCCTTACACACAGAGGCTCAGCCACCTCCCACcag GTGGGCGCTCAGAGTGCTTCAAGCCCCTGGAGTCACCCCGCAACCTGCACTACTCTGCCTCAGCGCAGCTGGTGGACATGCTGCCACTCCCGCTGCCCATGGGCGacaccactgacacacacagcctcaccTCAGAGGAAGG GTCCAGCAGGTCCACTAAGCTGACTGTAGATGCCGGGTCTCTTCAGTCTGTGTGTGCTGCGCCTGGTCACCACGGCCCCCCCACcaacactaacaccaccaccactggCTGCCCCTCCTATAGCCGCCTGTCCACTGCCTCCTACTGCATGTCATTGGATGAGGAGCAGGATGCAACGATGACCTCACAGGAAGTCACCCAGTACCTGGAGCTCAGCCCCAGGGCTGAGAAGCACAG CACCACGTTGGAGAATCCTCCCGCTTCCTCCCTATCTCGCACCTTTTCCCCCACTCCCACCCTGGGCTATATCTATGGGCCCCTCCCCTCCGACCAACTGGAGGACGGGATGACTGACGAACAGGAGCCAATGGGCCCCCGGCGGGCCCGGTTTCAGAGCACGCCCTCGTCGCTCTGCAGCGAATGGGAGGGTTCGCTGTGGAACGGCTGGGGCTCGGTGTCAGAGGGAAACATGGCGTACAGCACCCGCAACAGCTTCATCAGCTCGTCGGATGGCTCATTCATGAACGACTCCAACTTTGCCCGCGTGCTCGCCACTGTGGCCGCCGAGTCCATGAGTGAAGCCTCCTTCTCAG aCTTCTCTCCCCCGGCGTCGCCCCTCAGTGCCCTGTTCCCTCCAGTTCGAGGGGAAGAAGAGGAGTGTTTCAGGCAGCTGGACCCCATGCCCGTTTGGGACTGGAGCACAGCTTgggtggaggagatggaggcgCAGTACCGTGCACAGTACCCCTCTCAGGCAGCAGCCCCCGCTTGCAACACCTGGGGGCGTTGCCGTGACGATCTTCACTATGACAACCGCCGAGCCACCGGAGGGAGTAGGGGTGAAGGACGAGGAGGGGTGAGGACAACCCCACACCGATGA